Proteins found in one Bacteroidales bacterium WCE2008 genomic segment:
- a CDS encoding TonB-linked outer membrane protein, SusC/RagA family — MSAIQVSKHWLISAILCLVGFFGTAAGAAAQSKTFQTVQGIVTDAATNEPVAGAQVWIKDSSYGTIADAEGRYSIKYEGKFATLCISFFGYEDAFVELTGKDQTANVVLNEGSLMVEETVVVGYGTQKKASVVGAITTIAPDQLTAPVGKLSNMLGGKVSGIISFQNNGEPGASSTFWIRGVSSFSGGNTPLCLVDGVERSLDLVDPNDIKEFSVLKDASATAIYGVRGANGVILITTHTGTDSKAQITAKYEVGAVSATKIPDVCDGRQYMEMMNAAAGYEYYSPEVMQKHLSGVDPDLYPNIDWMDKIFKPMSTSHRANVQITGGNSTVKYYVGGGFYSEGGLYKEDSSVKYGTEMRYTKYNFRANVDIQVEKNTTLNLNLATIFEQRNKPGTDSKQIFQYSLMVPGVLFPEKYSTGETAGMAVNPYAMVTETGYRQAFDNNAQALIGLTHDFGWLTPGLKANAKVSFDAYNAHWFDHTRAYDCYYATGRDEEGNLILEQSKTGSQTLNYNKGGSGNRRLYIEASLNYARSFGKNNVTGLFLFQESSRSLLGDSAGSSQYSLPYRNQGIAGRVTYNYDNRYFFEFNAGYNGSENFSPGKRFGFFPSVALGYLVSEEPWWGKMKNVVDMFKIRGSWGLVGNDQIGGNRRFIYLGTITNSGSAYFGTGVSGHGGIKEGDISNPNVSWEVAEKLDVGVDFSLYGKLKVQADIFKEHRSGIFLDRKSLPFFSGISVTPYVNMGEMDNSGFDLSADYHQKLGEFMVTAKGTYTFARNVLVNCDEAAYEYPYLNSTGQAYWQPFGYVSDGLFQNQAEINAHADQSLFNPVPGDIRYVDLNGDGVINTNDRKPIGYRDIPEIYYGFGASVEWRGIDFSVFFKGVDHVSLNMMSQAKLLVTGITSTDGRLETSNMLSDLYNNYWTPERPNAKYPRLTYLNESTNNTQVSDFWTRNAKYISLQNVELGYSFPTKWTSKMHMSAFRVYFQGQNVFTFSKFKLWDPNLTGSGGGNVYSYPTTRVFSFGISASF, encoded by the coding sequence ATGAGTGCAATTCAAGTATCTAAACATTGGCTGATTTCAGCAATCCTATGTTTAGTGGGCTTCTTCGGTACCGCAGCCGGAGCGGCGGCTCAGAGCAAGACATTCCAGACAGTACAGGGTATTGTCACGGATGCCGCTACGAATGAACCGGTTGCAGGCGCTCAGGTATGGATCAAGGATTCGTCCTATGGTACGATAGCTGATGCCGAAGGCCGCTATTCAATCAAGTATGAAGGCAAATTTGCCACCCTTTGCATCTCTTTCTTCGGATATGAAGATGCTTTCGTAGAACTTACAGGAAAAGACCAGACCGCAAACGTGGTCCTTAATGAAGGCTCCCTCATGGTCGAGGAGACCGTGGTTGTCGGATACGGCACGCAGAAGAAAGCAAGTGTCGTCGGCGCGATTACGACCATCGCTCCTGACCAGCTCACCGCTCCCGTAGGCAAGCTTTCAAACATGCTCGGTGGTAAGGTGTCAGGTATCATCTCCTTCCAGAACAACGGCGAGCCTGGAGCAAGCTCCACCTTCTGGATCCGTGGTGTATCCTCCTTCTCCGGCGGAAACACTCCTCTCTGTCTCGTCGATGGTGTAGAGCGCTCGCTTGACCTCGTGGACCCTAACGACATCAAGGAGTTCTCCGTCCTCAAGGATGCATCCGCAACCGCAATCTACGGTGTGCGAGGCGCAAACGGAGTTATCCTCATCACCACTCATACCGGTACGGATTCAAAGGCCCAGATAACCGCAAAATATGAAGTAGGCGCCGTTTCAGCCACCAAGATTCCAGATGTGTGCGACGGCCGCCAGTATATGGAAATGATGAATGCTGCCGCAGGATATGAATATTATTCTCCTGAGGTGATGCAGAAGCATCTCAGCGGCGTGGATCCGGATCTCTATCCGAACATTGACTGGATGGACAAGATCTTCAAGCCTATGTCCACCAGCCATCGCGCAAACGTCCAGATCACAGGTGGTAACAGCACCGTGAAGTATTATGTAGGTGGTGGTTTCTACAGTGAAGGTGGTCTCTACAAAGAGGATTCATCCGTAAAATATGGCACCGAGATGAGATACACGAAGTATAACTTCCGTGCCAACGTCGACATCCAGGTAGAGAAGAACACTACCCTCAACCTCAACCTCGCTACAATCTTCGAGCAGCGCAACAAACCAGGCACTGACTCAAAGCAGATATTCCAGTACTCACTCATGGTACCGGGCGTACTCTTCCCTGAGAAATACTCTACAGGCGAGACCGCCGGTATGGCAGTGAACCCTTACGCCATGGTCACTGAGACCGGTTACCGTCAGGCATTCGACAACAATGCCCAGGCGCTTATCGGACTTACCCATGACTTCGGCTGGCTCACCCCGGGCCTGAAAGCCAACGCCAAGGTATCTTTCGACGCATACAACGCTCATTGGTTCGACCACACACGCGCATACGACTGCTACTATGCGACAGGCCGTGACGAGGAAGGAAACCTCATCCTCGAACAGTCAAAGACCGGAAGCCAGACCCTCAACTATAACAAGGGTGGTTCCGGTAACCGCAGGCTCTACATAGAGGCATCCCTCAACTATGCAAGGTCTTTCGGCAAGAACAACGTGACAGGTCTCTTCCTGTTCCAGGAGTCAAGCCGCAGCTTGCTTGGCGACAGCGCAGGTTCTTCCCAGTACTCTCTCCCATACAGGAACCAGGGTATCGCAGGACGTGTCACATACAACTATGACAACCGCTACTTCTTCGAGTTTAACGCCGGATACAACGGTTCCGAGAACTTCTCTCCTGGGAAGCGCTTCGGTTTCTTCCCTTCAGTAGCCTTGGGTTATCTCGTATCAGAGGAGCCATGGTGGGGCAAGATGAAGAACGTAGTGGACATGTTCAAGATCCGCGGCTCATGGGGTCTTGTAGGTAACGACCAGATCGGCGGCAACCGCCGTTTCATCTACCTCGGCACCATCACGAACTCCGGTTCTGCCTACTTCGGCACAGGAGTCAGCGGTCATGGCGGTATCAAGGAAGGCGATATCTCCAACCCTAACGTAAGCTGGGAGGTAGCCGAGAAACTTGATGTCGGCGTCGACTTCTCTCTCTACGGAAAGCTCAAGGTTCAGGCCGATATCTTCAAGGAGCATCGTTCCGGAATCTTCCTTGACAGAAAGTCACTTCCATTCTTCTCAGGAATCTCAGTCACCCCATACGTAAACATGGGTGAGATGGACAACTCCGGCTTCGACCTCTCTGCCGACTACCACCAGAAACTCGGCGAATTCATGGTTACGGCCAAGGGTACATACACCTTCGCAAGGAACGTACTCGTCAACTGCGATGAGGCCGCTTACGAATATCCATACCTCAACAGCACCGGCCAGGCATACTGGCAGCCTTTCGGCTATGTTTCAGACGGACTCTTCCAGAACCAGGCTGAAATCAACGCCCATGCCGACCAGTCTCTCTTCAATCCGGTACCTGGCGACATCCGCTATGTGGACCTCAACGGTGACGGCGTGATCAACACGAACGACCGCAAGCCAATCGGCTACAGGGACATTCCTGAGATCTACTATGGATTCGGCGCATCAGTAGAATGGAGAGGCATCGACTTCTCAGTGTTCTTCAAGGGTGTCGACCATGTTTCACTGAACATGATGTCACAGGCCAAGCTCCTCGTGACCGGTATCACTTCTACCGACGGCCGTCTTGAGACTTCAAACATGCTCTCAGACCTCTACAACAACTATTGGACTCCTGAAAGACCTAATGCGAAGTATCCTCGCCTCACATATCTTAACGAGTCTACCAACAACACTCAGGTTTCAGATTTCTGGACAAGAAACGCTAAATACATCAGCCTCCAGAATGTCGAGCTCGGATATTCCTTCCCTACCAAGTGGACATCCAAGATGCACATGAGCGCGTTCCGTGTCTACTTCCAGGGCCAGAACGTATTTACATTCAGCAAGTTCAAACTTTGGGACCCTAATCTTACCGGTTCCGGAGGCGGTAATGTATATTCATACCCTACCACACGTGTATTCAGTTTCGGTATCAGCGCCAGCTTCTAA